One genomic region from Phragmites australis chromosome 1, lpPhrAust1.1, whole genome shotgun sequence encodes:
- the LOC133915157 gene encoding uncharacterized protein LOC133915157 — translation MAAQPQTLALAALLILYFLLATAALYLRGRRARRAQRQQQHLPPPPKPAAPEGEGEPAEEGGRERQRRRRRARRKRQQQEEGEGAEDGGGDAAAPSAKAAGTEGKGEALLPRRPQFPLASVTGALQRRINARYDDLARASEARCLTIEQVNEFVNCLVDARNELLQRYENVQRSFKIKKAMLSNPRNYRSSYDRLFEQVCRLETERDNLKKDAAIYNLIQERLQTSAPYKLIMELSAMELEAPEISFEELLAQEKEDTAFWQRNGKLRSISSK, via the exons ATGGCCGCACAGCCGCAGACGCTAGCCCTCGCCGCGCTCCTCATCCTCTACTTCCTCCTCGCCACGGCCGCGCTCTAcctccgcggccgccgcgcccgcaGGGcccagcggcagcagcagcacctcccgccgccgcccaaGCCGGCCGCcccggagggggagggggagccgGCGGAAGAGGGCGGGAGGGAgaggcagaggcggcggcggagggcgcgGAGGAagcggcagcagcaggaggagggggagggcgccgaggacggcggcggagacgctgcggcgccaTCTGCGAAGGCGGCGGGGACGGAGGGGAAGGGGGAGGCGCTGCTGCCCCGGCGGCCGCAGTTCCCGCTCGCGTCGGTGACCGGTGCGCTGCAGCGGCGGATTAACGCGCGGTACGACGACCTCGCGCGGGCGAGCGAGGCAAGGTGCCTCACCATCGAACAG GTTAATGAGTTTGTTAACTGTCTCGTAGATGCTAGAAACGAGCTGCTGCAGAG GTACGAGAACGTCCAAAGAAGCTTCAAAATAAAGAAGGCCATGTTATCCAACCCTCGTAATTATAGGTCTTCATATGATCGCCTCTTTGAACAG GTATGTAGATTGGAAACCGAACGTGACAACCTAAAGAAAGATGCTGCCATCTACAATCTTATTCAAGAGCGGCTTCAGACATCAGCACCATACAAATTG ATCATGGAGCTCAGTGCTATGGAGCTGGAAGCCCCAGAAATATCATTCGAGGAGTTGCTGGCTCAGGAGAAGGAGGACACCGCCTTCTGGCAGCGTAACGGAAAGCTGAGATCAATCTCATCCAAGTAG
- the LOC133914987 gene encoding uncharacterized protein LOC133914987 — MHLAADLPHRGGRLGPGPLALAASVLRREHRRRALAGGAVLASALLLVATPRLRHSPALHLFADMRNLFGVPNTLNVLTSYPLLLAGVPGLVLCLCGSGCFGVSLRWEALGWFLFFAGNVAAAFGSAYYHLKPDDDRLIWDRLPMMISASSLLSILVIERVDERAGLSCLISLLSLLLVGSACERVLDDMRLWVILNFVPCIAIPVMLFLFPPKYTHSRFWFLATGFYLLARFEGLADRKVYSVNRYFISGHSLEHLCFAMVTLILTVMLSFRNIKIARDS; from the exons ATGCATCTCGCCGCCGACCTCCCGCACCGCGGCGGCCGCCTCGGCCCGGGGCCCCTCGCGCTCGCGGCCTCCGTTCTCCGCCGAGAGCATCGCCGCCGCGCGCTCGCCGGCGGAGCCGTACTCGCTTCCGCTCTGCTCCTCGTGGCCACGCCGCGGCTCCGCCACTCGCCCGCGCTCCACCTCTTCGCTGACATGCGCAACCTCTTCGGCGTGCCCAACACGCTCAACGTGCTTACCTCCTAcccgctcctcctcgccggGGTCCCGGGCCTTGTGCTCTGCCTCTGCGGGAGTGGATGCTTCGGCGTCAG TTTGAGGTGGGAGGCCTTGGGATGGTTCCTCTTCTTTGCTGGGAATGTAGCAGCAGCTTTTGGTTCAGCTTACTATCACCTCAAGCCAGATGATGACCGGTTAATTTGGGACAGGTTGCCG ATGATGATATCAGCCTCCTCACTTTTGTCTATATTAGTAATTGAAAGAGTTGATGAGAGGGCTGGGCTATCTTGTTTGATCTCACTACTATCTCTTCTATTAGTGGGCAGTGCGTGTGAAAG GGTTCTTGATGATATGCGTTTGTGGGTGATTCTAAATTTTGTTCCTTGCATTGCAATTCCTGTGATGCTATTCTTGTTTCCTCCCAAGTATACACATTCAAGATTTTGGTTCCTTGCTACAG GATTTTACCTTCTAGCAAGATTTGAAGGCCTTGCTGACAGGAAGGTTTACAGTGTGAACCGGTATTTCATTAGCGGCCATTCCTTGGAGCACCTTTGTTTTGCCATGGTGACCTTGATACTGACTGTGATGTTGTCCTTCAGAAATATCAAGATTGCCAG GGACTCGTGA
- the LOC133915073 gene encoding uncharacterized protein LOC133915073, which yields MATTAATMATHHPRVRLRVCAAWDMNPGAATLAVPKPAKAKVKPPATATTASPARPPPPTHADLFARSREGQGAAKKSTYMGFEKWWLPPPPEVKKPRSLYSAASLAYLGDCIYELYARRHFFFPPLSINEYNKRVMEVVKCESQDLLLNKLLGEDFLTQEERDILRWGRNIVSSKTRTRKRAGIAVYNRASSLETLIGYLYLTNFKRLEQLMFQLGFTSGASSQHIADELRSSFQKTTSTKAQSQQPATQ from the exons ATGGCCACCACGGCGGCGACCATGGCGACGCACCACCCCCGCGTCCGCCTCCGCGTCTGCGCCGCCTGGGACATGAACCCGGGCGCCGCCACCTTGGCCGTGCCCAAGCCCGCCAAGGCCAAGGTCAAGCCGCCGGCGACCGCGACCACGGCCTCCCCGGCCCGCCCGCCTCCGCCGACCCACGCTGACCTCTTCGCGCGCTCCAGGGAGGGACAAG GAGCAGCTAAGAAGAGCACGTATATGGGCTTTGAGAAGTGGTGGTTGCCTCCGCCGCCAGAGGTGAAGAAGCCACGATCGCTATACAGCGCCGCGTCATTGGCTTACTTGGGAGACTGCATATATGAA CTATATGCTCGGAGGCACTTCTTCTTTCCACCTCTGAGCATCAATGAGTACAACAAGCGTGTTATGGAGGTTGTGAAGTGTGAATCACAG GATCTTTTGTTAAACAAGCTTCTTGGAGAGGATTTTCTGACTCAAGAAGAAAG GGACATACTTCGTTGGGGAAGGAACATAGTTAGCAGTAAGACTCGTACCAGAAAGCGTGCAGGAATAGCAGTCTACAATCGGGCATCTTCACTTGAAACTTTG ATTGGGTACCTTTACCTCACAAATTTCAAGCGTTTAGAGCAGTTGATGTTTCAATTAGGCTTCACAAGTGGTGCTTCTTCACAACATATTGCAGATGAGCTGCGGTCGAGTTTCCA GAAAACAACCTCCACTAAAGCCCAATCTCAGCAACCTGCAACGCAATGA
- the LOC133915316 gene encoding uncharacterized protein LOC133915316, producing the protein MSVAGALQRRIKARYNGLTRSSEARCPTIEQLVPSISESGKKRRKARKQKGGGDKAVVVQKERMPEKPPLPFSLLSCAMKQRIKAIYEKISRHKTTMEEKVHEYVNCLVNARNELLQRSENVQRSIKIKKAMLSNPRNYRSSYDRLFEQVRRLETERDNLKKDASIYNYLLERLQESAPYKLMLELSAPENEAPEISFEELLAQEKEDTAFWQPNGKLRSISSK; encoded by the exons ATGTCGGTGGCCGGCGCGCTGCAGCGGCGGATCAAGGCGCGCTACAACGGCCTCACGCGTTCGAGCGAGGCACGGTGCCCCACAATTGAACAGCTCG TTCCATCGATTAGCGAGAGtggaaagaagagaagaaaggcgAGGAAGCAGAAGGGAGGTGGAGACAAGGCGGTGGTTGTTCAGAAGGAAAGGAtgccagaaaagccacctctcCCCTTCTCGCTGTTGAGCTGTGCAATGAAACAACGGATCAAAGCGATTTATGAGAAGATCAGTCGTCATAAGACTACAATGGAAGAAAAG GTTCATGAGTATGTTAACTGCCTGGTGAATGCAAGAAACGAACTGCTGCAGAG GTCTGAGAACGTCCAGAGAagcatcaagatcaagaagGCCATGCTATCCAACCCTCGTAATTATAGGTCTTCATATGATCGCCTCTTTGAACAG GTACGTAGATTGGAAACTGAACGGGATAACCTGAAGAAAGATGCCTCCATTTACAATTATCTTCTAGAGCGGCTTCAGGAGTCGGCACCATACAAACTG ATGCTGGAGCTCAGTGCTCCGGAGAACGAAGCCCCAGAAATATCATTTGAGGAATTACTGGCTCAGGAGAAGGAGGATACTGCCTTCTGGCAGCCTAACGGAAAGCTGAGATCAATCTCCTCCAAGTAG
- the LOC133915235 gene encoding cytokinin dehydrogenase 2-like, protein MITKRAHVKMAAFFVLNCVLKALSASVAWPTTSSTSVLDVLRELDIANAQIRTDPEAIALASADFGNVSVAATLPAAVLYPSCPADIAMLVRASCASASPFPVSARGCGHSIRGQASAPGGVVVDMPSLGRHTDSSARLAVSVEGRYIDAGGEQLWVDVLHAALAHGLTPRSWTDYLHLTVGGTLSNAGISGQAFRHGPQISNVYELDVVTGTGEIVTCSKEKDADLFDAVLGGLGQFGIITRARIPLVPAPARARWVRLIYADAAALTGDQERLIDERGALAGFMDYVEGSVLTDYQGLIGSWRSQPPSSFFSEADAARVAALAEKAGGVLYSLEGAVYYGGAGNTSAADVDKGLEVMLRELRYARGFAFVQDVSYVEFLDRVHGGELKLRAEGLWDVPHPWLNLFLPRSRILDFAAGVFHGVLRRDRAAGPVLVYPMNRGKWDGETSAVFPDEEEVFYTVGILRSAVADGDLARMEEQNARITHFCEDAGIPYWQYLSYYATQAEWATRHFGPGRWGRFVERKSKYDPKAILSRGQRIFTYPLA, encoded by the exons ATGATCACGAAGCGAGCGCACGTGAAGATGGCCGCTTTTTTTGTGCTCAACTGCGTCCTCAAGGCCCTCTCGGCTTCGGTCGCGTGGCCGACGACGTCCTCCACCTCCGTCCTCGACGTGCTCCGCGAGCTGGACATCGCCAACGCCCAGATCCGCACGGACCCCGAGGCCATAGCCCTCGCGTCGGCCGACTTCGGCAACGTGTCCGTGGCCGCCACCCTGCCGGCGGCTGTGCTGTACCCGTCGTGCCCGGCCGACATCGCGATGCTTGTGCGAGCCTCCTGCGCGTCCGCGTCACCGTTCCCAGTCTCGGCTCGGGGGTGCGGCCACTCAATCCGCGGCCAGGCGTCGGCTCCCGGTGGCGTCGTCGTCGACATGCCGTCGCTCGGGCGCCACACCGACTCCTCCGCGCGTCTCGCTGTCTCGGTGGAGGGGCGCTACATCGACGCCGGAGGCGAGCAGCTGTGGGTGGACGTGCTGCACGCTGCCCTGGCGCACGGCCTCACGCCGCGCTCGTGGACCGACTACCTCCACCTCACCGTCGGCGGCACGCTCTCGAACGCCGGCATCAGCGGCCAGGCCTTCCGCCACGGCCCCCAGATATCCAACGTCTACGAGCTAGACGTCGTCACCG GAACCGGGGAGATAGTGACGTGCTCCAAGGAGAAGGACGCGGATCTCTTCGACGCCGTGCTCGGCGGGCTGGGGCAGTTCGGCATCATAACGCGGGCGCGGATACCGCTcgtgccggcgccggcgagggcGCGGTGGGTGCGGCTCATCTACGCGGACGCCGCGGCCCTGACGGGGGACCAGGAGCGGCTCATAGACGAGCGCGGCGCGCTGGCCGGGTTCATGGACTACGTCGAGGGCTCCGTCCTCACAGACTACCAGGGCCTCATCGGCAGCTGGCGCTCGCAGCCGCCGTCGTCCTTCTTCTCGGAGGCAGACGCGGCGCGCGTCGCAGCGCTAGCCGAGAAGGCCGGCGGGGTCCTCTACAGCCTCGAGGGAGCGGTGTACTACGGCGGCGCCGGCAACACGTCCGCCGCAGATGTCGACAAG GGGCTGGAGGTGATGCTACGGGAGCTGCGCTACGCGCGGGGCTTCGCGTTCGTGCAGGACGTGTCGTACGTGGAGTTCCTGGACCGGGTGCACGGCGGCGAGCTCAAGCTCCGCGCCGAGGGCCTCTGGGACGTGCCGCACCCGTGGCTCAACCTCTTCCTCCCGCGCTCCCGCATCCTCGACTTCGCCGCCGGCGTGTTCCACGGCGTGCTCCGCCGCGACCGCGCCGCGGGCCCCGTCCTCGTCTACCCCATGAACCGGGGCAAGTGGGACGGCGAGACGTCGGCGGTGTtccccgacgaggaggaggtgtTCTATACGGTGGGGATCCTGCGGTCGGCGGTGGCCGACGGCGACCTGGCGCGCATGGAGGAGCAGAACGCGCGCATCACGCACTTCTGCGAGGACGCCGGGATCCCGTACTGGCAATACCTGTCTTACTACGCGACGCAGGCGGAGTGGGCGACGAGGCACTTCGGGCCCGGCAGGTGGGGCAGGTTCGTCGAGCGCAAGAGCAAGTACGACCCCAAGGCGATCCTGTCGCGCGGCCAGAGGATCTTCACGTACCCACTTGCATGA